The region AGTCGAAGAGCTTCACCACGATCAGCAATGCGGTGACGCTGCCGGCGTTCACCCGCGTCGACGCAGCGGTGTTCTACGATCTGTCGGAGAACCTTTCGATCCAGCTCAACGTCGAGAACCTGACCGACACCGACTACTTCCCCGCCGCACACACCGACAACAACATCTCTACCGGCGAGCCGCTCAACGCCCGCCTGACGGTACGCGCGAAGTTCTGAAACACCCCCGGCGCTCTCCCCTTCCCCCTCGCGAGGGGAGGGCGCCACCCTTTTCAGCCTGCGCCGGGCGCGACGATCGCCGGTGGCGGGGCGGCACTGATCGTCTCCTCGCCGCGCATGACGCGGGCCGCGCGCTGGATCGCACGGGTCAGGCGCGGATAGACGCCGCAGCGGCAGATGTTGGTGATGGCGCGGGCGATGTCTTCATCACTCGGGCTGGCGTTACTGGTCAGCAGCGCGGCTGCGGCCATGACGATGCCGGGCGTACAGAACCCGCACTGGATCGCCTGTTCGGCTACCAAGGCCTGCTGCACCGGGTGCGAGCGGTCACCCGACAAGCCTTCGATGGTGGTAACGCTACGCCCCTCGGCCTCGCCCAGCGACAGGGTGCAGCTGGGCATAGCCTGCCCATCGACGATGACCATGCAGGCGCCGCATTCGCCGGTGCCGCAGCCATATTTGGTGCCGGTGAGGTTCGCCGCATCGCGCAGCGCCCAGAGCAACGGGGTATCGTCCTCGAGACGATACTGCACGGGCTGGTTGTTGACGGTGAGGCGGGCCATGGCCGTGGCTTAGCCCGCCGCGCCCGTTTCGATCAATCCCGCCAGCTGCGGTCGATCCGGTCGATGCGGCGGGTCCATGCGGCAAAGTCCGCCTCGCCGACGCGACCGCCGGCGCTGACCTGCGAAAGATCGCGCTGGTGCACCTTGATGACATCCTCGCCGACATGGATTGGCGGGCGGCCCATCGACAGCGTCGCCATCTGGATCTCACAGGCGCGCTGCAGGCTCCACTGCGTGATGAACATCTGCTGCAGCGTCTGGGCCAGCACCACCGGAC is a window of Novosphingobium sp. THN1 DNA encoding:
- a CDS encoding (2Fe-2S)-binding protein encodes the protein MARLTVNNQPVQYRLEDDTPLLWALRDAANLTGTKYGCGTGECGACMVIVDGQAMPSCTLSLGEAEGRSVTTIEGLSGDRSHPVQQALVAEQAIQCGFCTPGIVMAAAALLTSNASPSDEDIARAITNICRCGVYPRLTRAIQRAARVMRGEETISAAPPPAIVAPGAG